TAGAGTTACGATATTTATAGTAAAAAGTATTCCTCATAAGAGGCTTGTGTTGAGAGGTTTATTTATGTCAGCCGGCGACTTTCCTAGAGTAGGCATTCGTGGTTGGTTGTGTTGGTCTAAGGAACATGTCACGTGTTTCTCCTACACTACCTGCCTTCATCTGCGGCGGCCTCAGCTGCTGTTGCTGCATCACAGATACTGAGTGTCTTCTAGCCACGGTTCCTCTGATGCTCATGTTCAAGAGTTTATCAGCAGTCTCAGATACACCACGAGTGACACGGTTCTTGTTCACTGACGAACTTGCTGCATTACCTGCAATTGGATGGATTTGCTTTTATCAACTGAAAGAGACACAACCACTAAACGTGTTACAAAGAAATAAAGGTGGTTTTGAGGTTTTACTTACAAGGACTCTTTCTTCCGGGTGGTTTGTATATCGAGTCTTTGACGGAACTTCTCACCGGTTTAGTGTTTTTCGTAGCATCTTGCTTAGACAAATCAAGTTTCCTCTGAACGCCACTACCAAAAGCAGCATTCGACTTTGGGGAAGCATGGCTGTTGAATGTCTTAGCTTTGGCAAGAGACACTGGTTGCCGTTTCACTGATTGCTGCTCGAATGATCCTCTCGGTCCGACTAAAAAAAATCACGACATGAAATTTAGTTTGTAACAATCtcaataaaagataataatccACATCCTGATATTGGCAACCAACAAACTAAAAAGATTACCAGACGGACTTCTTGCAACAGATGGCTTGGGTCGGACAGATGGTGGGACATAAAAGCAACTCTGCCACATAAGAACATGTTTAAATCAGCtgatcaagagaagaagaaattaCTCTCCGGTGTACCTGAAAGAACGGGTGCTGCAGGGCCTCTGCAGCAGTTGGTCTGTTGCTTGGATCCCAGGAGCAAAGCCTCTGAAcgaacatgaaaaaaaaagataaagattAGTGTCACGAAATATGGCCACAGCTATAGGGCaacttctttttaaaaactGTTAGTTACCGTTATCAGATTAACTGCATCTTTACTAGCAGATGGCATCAAGCTTGAAAGAGGCACACCAGAAAGCTGCAAGATGACAACAGTTAGTTcttaataaatagataaaatgttGAGGCTCAAGACACATTATTCAAGCTCGAACAACACCTGAGGGAATTGATAGTTTATAGTGTTAGCAAGACTAAGTCCCTCTAACCAGGTCTCCTCAGTTGGACTGCCTATGACATCACAGATTTTGTAGATTTCATCTGCTTCACTGCAAGAATGGTACGACAACATTTTCACTTGTTTATTAGCTTTAACTCTGCAACATTTCTAACCACAAATCAATCACTGCTAACTTACCTAGCCCCTGGAAATATAGGACGAAGAGACAACAACTCAGACATAATAGCTCCCATCGCCCAcatatctgcaaaaaaaaaatgaacacaTTGTTTAGCAATAGATCAATATACAGAAATATATTTACTGCTTACAACAGTAAGGATACTAACCAACTTTTGATGTGTATACATATGATTGAAGGAGTACTTCAGGTGCTCTGTACCTATTAGTACAAACACTTTTGGGTCAGTACGGCAGCAATTTGTAGCATCAACTCGACATATGACTCTAAAGAAAGACGCATTGCgccacaaaagaaagaaaaaaagaagagaagtgAACCTTACCAGCGTGTAGAAACATACTCGGTAAAAGGTGGACTCGAATTAACCTCCCTTGCCAGACCAAAATCAGCAATCTTAATGATGTCTTTAGAGACTAATAGATTTTCTGCAACAACAACATAGTATAAACATATATTCTTGAAAACTATTGAACCAGGATTGCTCAGCAACTGTTCATAGCTTATATAAATTGCCACCTCAAGGCTATCAATTACCTGGCTTGAGATCGCGGTGGAAGTAACCACGCTGATGCATATGAGAAAGGCCTTGGAAGACTTGAAAGCACCAGTTTCTAATATCAGCTTCTGCAAAAAGCTTTTGTCGATCCTTCATAAGCTGATAAAGATTGCACTCCTGATCAGTAAGAATGACATGCGCAGATTCAGTTAAATGAATTACAGTGTACGCAAAAATAGCAATCTACAAGCAGGAAGAAGTATACCATGTACTCAAAGACAAAGTATAGGATATCATGTTCACGGATTACTTCCTTCAGCTTCACGATGTTTGGATGATTCATCCTCCTAAGGGACTAATAGGAGAAAAGGGGATGAATAAGTAAACACACgctaaacaaacaaaagatcATGTCAACAAAGACAGTTCACCACCTTCACTTCTCTCAGATTTATACATTCGTCCCATGAGTAAtacttctttttcattttcttaattgCAACCTGCACACAGAAAACATCAGTTGGTAAGAAAATCAAGCACAGATCATTATGCGATATCTCTCAAAGAAAGAAACTTACAACTTCACCCGTCTGCTTATTGATAGCTCGCCAAACAGTACCAAAAGTTCCATCACCAACCTCTTTTATTAACTTGTACCTATAAATTCATGTCAGGGACAAGCAAACTTAGAAGCAATATATCAAGGAAACAGATACCAaaaggtgttacaaaaaaagttgAGAGATCTTTGAGCTACCTGTCCATA
This region of Raphanus sativus cultivar WK10039 unplaced genomic scaffold, ASM80110v3 Scaffold2054, whole genome shotgun sequence genomic DNA includes:
- the LOC130494767 gene encoding cyclin-dependent kinase F-4-like, with translation MDRYKLIKEVGDGTFGTVWRAINKQTGEVVAIKKMKKKYYSWDECINLREVKSLRRMNHPNIVKLKEVIREHDILYFVFEYMECNLYQLMKDRQKLFAEADIRNWCFQVFQGLSHMHQRGYFHRDLKPENLLVSKDIIKIADFGLAREVNSSPPFTEYVSTRWYRAPEVLLQSYVYTSKVDMWAMGAIMSELLSLRPIFPGASEADEIYKICDVIGSPTEETWLEGLSLANTINYQFPQLSGVPLSSLMPSASKDAVNLITRLCSWDPSNRPTAAEALQHPFFQSCFYVPPSVRPKPSVARSPSVGPRGSFEQQSVKRQPVSLAKAKTFNSHASPKSNAAFGSGVQRKLDLSKQDATKNTKPVRSSVKDSIYKPPGRKSPCNAASSSVNKNRVTRGVSETADKLLNMSIRGTVARRHSVSVMQQQQLRPPQMKAGSVGETRDMFLRPTQPTTNAYSRKVAG